Sequence from the Deinococcus reticulitermitis genome:
CACTGGCCCGACTCACTCCACGCCCGGAGTTCATTTCTCTCGTTCCTCACGGCCTCCATGATTCCAAGGGAGGCTGTGGGAAGGAGACCGGACGCTCAGCCAGGCCGCAGCTCTGCCCAGGCCCGCCCCAGTTCATGGCTCACGTCGCTGGCGCTCAGGCCGTAGCCGAACCGCTCGGCAGCGATCTCCCCGGCGCGGGCGTGCAGGCTGACGCCGGCGAGGGCCGCCTGGGGCGCCGCGAGCCCCTGCCCGAGCAGCGCGGCGATGATGCCCGCGAGGGTATCGCCCATGCCCGCGCTCGCCATGCCAGGATGCCCGCCCCGGCTGATCCAGACGCCGCCGGGGTGGGCCACTGTGCTTGGACCCCCCTTGAGCACGACCACGCCGCCCAGCCGCTCCTGAAGAGCCCGCGCCGCCGTGACCGGGTCACGGGTGACAGCGGGCGTCGTGGTGCCGAGCAGCCGCGCGGCCTCGCCGGGATGCGGGGTCCAGACGCACGCCTCATGCCCGACCCCGGCGAGTTCCGGTTGCAGGGCGTCGGCGTCAAGGACGGCGGGCAAACGCCACCCGAGAAGCGTCCGGGCGAGTTCCGGCGCGTCCGGCCCCAGGCCCATGCCGATGCACAGGGCGTCGGGGCGCTCCTGGGCGGGCACGGCGGCGAGGGCAGCTCCCAGATCAGCCTGCCGGCGCACCATCAGCTCGGGCATCACGAGCGGCACCTGGGCCGCCGAATGCACGGTCACGAGGCCCGAACCGGCCCGCAACGCCCCTACCCCCGCGAGCGCCGCCGCGCCGACGGTGCCGGGATGCCCGCCGACCACCCACACCCGCCCCGCCGTGCCCTTGTGGGCGTCAGCGAAGCGGCGGGGCAGCCAGCTTCCGATCTCGGCAAGCGCGGGACGCGAGGCGAGCGCCTCATCCAGTGCCCAGCCGGGCGGCAGCCGCAACTCGGCGGGCTTCACCTTGCCCGCGTGGTGGGCCGCCGGGCCGAACAGCAGCGGGATTTTCCAGCCGGAGAGGGTGACGGTCCAGGCGGCGCGTACCGCCTCGCCCTCCACCGTGCTCACTCCGGCGTCCAGGCCGGTCGGCAGGTCGATCGCGAGCACCGGCCGGTGGGCGGCGTTCAGCTCCCGCACGAGCTCGGCGAGTGGAGGGCGCAGAGGCAGGGTGAACCCGGTCCCGAGCAAGCCGTCCACAATCAGGGCCGCACCGGGGGCCTCCGTCCCGAGCTGCGCGGCCGTGAGGGGTTGGACCTCGACCCCCACCGCGTCCAGCCGCGCCCGGTTGTGCACCGTCAGGGGATGCCGGGCCTCCAGCGCGAGCACCCGCACCTCGCGGCCCAGAGCATGCAGGTGCCGGGAGGCGACGAGGGCG
This genomic interval carries:
- a CDS encoding NAD(P)H-hydrate dehydratase, whose amino-acid sequence is MSTPPAEAVLSADGVRRLDARLERAGLLDLAMEEAGRAVADAAHACAPTGRLLLLAGAGANGGDALVASRHLHALGREVRVLALEARHPLTVHNRARLDAVGVEVQPLTAAQLGTEAPGAALIVDGLLGTGFTLPLRPPLAELVRELNAAHRPVLAIDLPTGLDAGVSTVEGEAVRAAWTVTLSGWKIPLLFGPAAHHAGKVKPAELRLPPGWALDEALASRPALAEIGSWLPRRFADAHKGTAGRVWVVGGHPGTVGAAALAGVGALRAGSGLVTVHSAAQVPLVMPELMVRRQADLGAALAAVPAQERPDALCIGMGLGPDAPELARTLLGWRLPAVLDADALQPELAGVGHEACVWTPHPGEAARLLGTTTPAVTRDPVTAARALQERLGGVVVLKGGPSTVAHPGGVWISRGGHPGMASAGMGDTLAGIIAALLGQGLAAPQAALAGVSLHARAGEIAAERFGYGLSASDVSHELGRAWAELRPG